The proteins below come from a single Pleuronectes platessa chromosome 3, fPlePla1.1, whole genome shotgun sequence genomic window:
- the pld6 gene encoding mitochondrial cardiolipin hydrolase has translation MWITQICFLSVFCSSSSCLCTLPHGVETSFSRLLCRILSAKSSLDVCIFCFSNMDLCRALLALQSKGVTIQVLTDKDYSAIPGSQIGVLREAGICVRCDGTPVYMHHKFVVVDGWLLITGSLNWTLSAVQSNMENVLITDEPELVRPFIAEFSRLWALNDPARNHHAVDQKPAHVVSRTCD, from the exons ATGTGGATAACCCAaatctgttttctgtctgtcttctgCTCCTCTAGTTCCTGTTTGTGCACATTGCCTCATGGCGTTGAGACCTCTTTCTCCCGTCTTCTCTGCCGCATCCTCTCTGCCAAGTCTTCTTTGGACGTGTGCATTTTTTGCTTTTCTAACATGGATCTATGCAGGGCTTTGTTAGCGCTGCAGAGCAAGGGCGTAACCATCCAAGTCCTCACTGACAAGGACTACTCTGCCATCCCTGGCTCCCAGATAGGGGTCCTCCGCGAGGCTG GGATCTGTGTGCGCTGTGACGGGACCCCTGTGTACATGCACCACAAATTTGTAGTGGTGGACGGTTGGCTGCTCATCACTGGCTCCCTCAACTGGACGCTGTCAGCAGTGCAGAGCAACATGGAGAACGTGCTCATCACGGACGAGCCCGAGCTGGTGCGACCCTTCATCGCAGAGTTCAGCAGGTTATGGGCGTTGAACGATCCGGCTCGAAACCATCACGCAGTCGACCAAAAACCTGCTCACGTTGTCTCTAGAACCTGTGACTAA
- the LOC128436651 gene encoding ras-related protein Rab-3D — translation MESARDHGASPEQKDAADQNFDYMFKLLIIGNSSVGKTSFLFRYADDSFTSAFVSTVGIDFKVKTIYRNDKRVKLQIWDTAGQERYRTITTAYYRGAMGFLLMYDITSEDSFCAVQDWATQIKTYSWDNAQVVLVGNKLDLEEERQVQTEDAHRLASELGFEFFEASAKDNVNVKQVFEKLVDVICEKMNETVNGDASPAGGSQGDGLKDTSQSSQGGCSC, via the exons ATGGAGTCAGCCAGAGATCATGGGGCAAGCCCGGAGCAGAAAGATGCAGCCGACCAAAACTTTGACTACATGTTCAAGCTGCTGATAATCGGAAACAGCAGCGTGGGAAAGACCTCCTTCCTGTTCCGCTACGCAGACGACTCCTTCACTTCAGCCTTTGTCAGCACAGTGGGCATCGATTTCAAGGTCAAAACCATCTACAGGAACGACAAGAGGGTCAAACTGCAGATCTGG gacACAGCGGGACAGGAGCGCTACCGGACCATCACCACAGCCTATTACAGAGGAGCCATGGGATTTCTGCTCATGTATGACATCACGAGCGAGGACTCATTCTGCGCTGTTCAGGACTG GGCAACGCAGATCAAGACGTACTCGTGGGACAACGCTCAGGTCGTGCTGGTGGGAAACAAGCTGGACCTGGAGGAAGAGAGGCAGGTTCAAACTGAGGACGCCCACAGACTGGCTTCAGAGCTCG GCTTTGAGTTCTTCGAAGCCAGCGCCAAAGACAATGTCAACGTGAAGCAGGTCTTCGAGAAGCTGGTGGACGTCATCTGTGAGAAGATGAACGAGACGGTGAACGGCGATGCCAGTCCGGCGGGCGGCTCCCAGGGAGACGGCCTGAAGGACACGTCCCAGAGCAGCCAGGGGGGCTGCTCATGCTGA